The genome window TGGATGTAATTCTTCAGCAGATTATTTTCTAGCTTTGTCTGTGCCAGTAGTGTTTCGACAATATCACTCATGGAGATAACACCGATAAATTCGTTCTCTTCCAGTACCGGTAAATGACGAATGCGTGACCCTGTGGCATTATTTAGCATCATGTCCATCGCATCATTTATGCTGTCATCAATATCACAGGTGATCAGATTCTTGGCCATTACATCGGCCACCTTGGTGTTGGCAATTTTGTCACCATGTTGTCCGACGGTACGCATTACATCACGCTCTGAAACAATGCTTATTATTTTCCCATTTTGATAGACAACAAGTGACCCAATGTGGTGCTTTACCATTAATTCAGCTGCTCGGATCAAGGGCTCTTCCGGGCTTACAGAAACGGACTCACCGGATTTATTCTGGAACAGGTGGCTTACTTTCATCATGAAGTTATTCTCTCGATTTTATATTTTGCTGTCTGCCAGCTTCTAGCCAATTAATGTACTATATGTTGCTTTATCGGCAAGTGGTAGAAAAATTTAGCGGAATGGGTCAGCTTTCTGTCATGCTTTTTGGTTATTAGCTT of Gammaproteobacteria bacterium contains these proteins:
- a CDS encoding CBS domain-containing protein, which translates into the protein MMKVSHLFQNKSGESVSVSPEEPLIRAAELMVKHHIGSLVVYQNGKIISIVSERDVMRTVGQHGDKIANTKVADVMAKNLITCDIDDSINDAMDMMLNNATGSRIRHLPVLEENEFIGVISMSDIVETLLAQTKLENNLLKNYIQNWPEEEK